From the genome of Corallococcus macrosporus DSM 14697:
CCCGGCGCTCACCGGTGCCCCGTCCCCGAAGGTGCCTCACGTCATGGCCCGAAGGCCGCGCGCGCCGCTCAGGCGTTCGCGGTGCGCTCCTGGCCCAGGTTGACGTTCTGCTTGTTCATGTAGGCCGTGGCCTTGTCCTTCACGGTGGTCCGCAGCTCGGTGCCCGTCTTCGGGGCCATCAGCAGCGCCGCCACGCCACCCGCGGCCACGCCGAGGATGAAGAGGCCCAGGCCACCCAGGCCCGAGCGCGCCGGCTTGTACGTGGTCAAGCCGACATGCCGCAGCACGTCATCCGGCTCGAAGTCATCCCAGCGGTTGCGCGCCGCGCGCGGGAGGTCATTGATGAGCTTGTGGG
Proteins encoded in this window:
- a CDS encoding YtxH domain-containing protein, encoding MFAAKKGKWMAKGIARSDLYRKWLAHKLINDLPRAARNRWDDFEPDDVLRHVGLTTYKPARSGLGGLGLFILGVAAGGVAALLMAPKTGTELRTTVKDKATAYMNKQNVNLGQERTANA